A segment of the Leptotrichia massiliensis genome:
TATTGAAGCAAGGGATAAATTGAAGTTAATTGAAATTGGAGAAAAGATAGGAGAAGGAAATATGGAAAATAAGACATTAAAAATGCTGGAAAGTGCAAGTGCTTTTAATCTTGCTGAAGTTGTTGATTATCAGGAAGGAAAAATTGTAAGTAAAAATTTGGTAGCAAAACCAAACTTAGTAATGACAATTATGTCTTTTTGGAAAGGTGAGAGCCTTGATCCACATAAAGCACCTGGAGATGCTTTGGTTACTGTGCTTGATGGGGAAGGAAAATATTATGTTGACGGAAAACCATTTGTTGTGAAAAAAGGTGAAAGTGCTGTTCTTCCTGCAAATATACCTCATGCTGTGGAAGCCGAAACAGAAAATTTCAAAATGTTATTAATACTTGTTAAAGAATAAGAATTTTATCAAAAAAAAATATATAAATTAGACGTATTGACCCCAAAAGTTTGGACAAATTTAATTCTTATTTTATAAAATTTGTGATATAATAATCTAAAATTATAACTTTGCTGTTAAATTCAAAAATTTTAAAATTTGGAGAAAATATGAAAAATAAAAAAAACATGAAAAAGTTTTACGATACAATCGCAGAAAAATATGATTTTATTTTTTCGTTTTCAGATGTTCAGAAGAATTTTTTTCAAAAATATATTACAGGGAAAAAAATGCTTGATGTAGGAGCTGCAACAGGCAATTTGTCAAAATTTCTGAAAAATGAAGGATATGATGTAATTTCGATTGATATAAATGAAAAATTGATTGAGCAGGCTAGAGAAAAAAATGTTGATGTAAAAAAATTGGATATGATG
Coding sequences within it:
- a CDS encoding cupin domain-containing protein, producing the protein MVKIEVAKPINFNELITSKEAEVVSMRILNQPNSYISLFSLAKDEEITAEAMLGNRYYYCFNGNGEIFIENNKKTISNGDFLEITANHNYSIEARDKLKLIEIGEKIGEGNMENKTLKMLESASAFNLAEVVDYQEGKIVSKNLVAKPNLVMTIMSFWKGESLDPHKAPGDALVTVLDGEGKYYVDGKPFVVKKGESAVLPANIPHAVEAETENFKMLLILVKE